A single window of Sporosarcina sp. FSL W7-1349 DNA harbors:
- a CDS encoding tyrosine-type recombinase/integrase, with the protein MSKDYIEQFKIEYQLRLAPITIQGYQFNIRQLLEQTGKPFQDITRKDVRNWLMLLEEKGYKPTTVYTKLIGVKAFFKYCLEEGLIATNPVEHIPYPKIPDKVPIYLTKPQLAQLRECVQHSLLERAIVEMLVATGIRKSELVAMKKEDINETERSIHIPDGKGNQGRIVLISLESLQYVTAYLESRTDALPYVFVNHPATNRIRHQKINENFQAYSERLGFRVHPHMLRHTFAAHLAQKGMPGEAIQQLLGHQRPATTQLYARLFNQARKETYDKWM; encoded by the coding sequence ATGTCGAAAGACTATATTGAGCAATTCAAAATCGAATATCAGCTTCGATTGGCACCCATCACGATCCAAGGTTACCAATTTAACATCCGCCAACTACTCGAACAGACGGGAAAACCGTTTCAAGACATCACCCGAAAGGACGTTCGAAATTGGTTGATGCTGTTAGAGGAAAAAGGATACAAACCAACGACCGTATACACAAAATTAATCGGGGTGAAAGCTTTCTTTAAGTATTGTTTGGAAGAAGGCTTGATTGCCACCAATCCCGTAGAGCATATCCCGTACCCGAAAATACCCGACAAAGTTCCGATCTACTTGACGAAACCGCAACTTGCGCAACTCCGTGAATGTGTCCAACATAGTTTGTTGGAACGGGCCATCGTCGAAATGTTAGTGGCGACCGGGATTCGCAAGAGTGAGCTTGTCGCGATGAAAAAAGAAGATATCAATGAAACAGAACGAAGTATTCATATCCCGGATGGAAAAGGAAACCAAGGCAGGATCGTATTGATCAGTCTGGAAAGCCTTCAGTATGTAACAGCGTACTTGGAGAGCCGAACAGATGCGTTGCCTTATGTGTTCGTCAATCACCCAGCGACCAATCGAATACGCCATCAGAAAATCAATGAAAACTTCCAAGCATATTCCGAACGATTGGGGTTTCGTGTGCATCCGCACATGCTACGGCATACGTTTGCGGCACACCTCGCCCAAAAAGGGATGCCGGGCGAAGCCATTCAACAACTACTTGGGCATCAGAGACCCGCGACCACT